The sequence GAGTGCTCGGCCAGTTCGTCGGAGAACTCGGGCAGCGGCGCCGCGAACACGGTCTGGGGCAGACCCACCGAACGGTCCTCGGCCCCCTCGTCGCCGGTGGTGTCGGCCTCGGCCCAGGGAGTCGCCGGGGTGGCCGCGGCGGACGAAGCAGCCGGTGCCGGAGCCGACGGCGCGGCAGACGCCGCGGCCGGAGGCGCAGAGGCAGCCGCAGACGGTGACGAAGACGCACCCGCAGACGAAGACGCAGCCGCCGCGCCCCCACTCCCCCGCCGCCGGTCCTGGAGCCCGATCGCGTCCGCCGCCTCCTGGAGCCACTCCGGCGGCGTCAGCAGGAACGACGTCGCCTCCAGGTCCACCCGCTGCGGCGGGGATTCGGCCGCACCGCGCCCGCCGTCGGCCGGCGCGCCGTACTCCTCCTCGTACCGCCGGATCACCTCACCGACCGGCAGCCCCGGCCACAGCGTCGTCTCCCCGCTGTCCCGGGCGATCACCAGCCGGGCCCGGCCGCCATCGGTCGCCGGACCTCCCTCGCGGTCCTCCGCCCAGGCCACGAACCCCAGAGCGAACTCCCGCACCCGCACCTCGCGGTGCTGCTGCGCCGCCACCTCGCCGTTGACCCAGCGCTCCGCGCGCTCCTGCGCCTGCGCGAACGTCACCATCGCGCGCTCACCCCTCCACCGGGACGACGTGCGCGAAGCCGCCGTCCACCATCAGGTTCGCCACGGTCTCCAGCTCCGGCGGATTGCCCGCCAGCCGCTGGAGGAAGTCGTCGAAATCGGCGCCGCAGGGCAGCAGAAGCCGCTCGACCCGCTCCTGCACCGTCCAGCCGTCCTGGTCCCGGGCGTCGTCGTAGGGGCAGAACCACACCGACCCCGGCGCCTCGCCGCGCACCTTCACCGCGACCACGCCGCCCTGGACGAACGCCACGCCCAGATAGTCCTTGGTGAAGTGGTCGCGCAGACACTTGTTGATGTAGACGAGGTCATTGACGGCCGCATCGTCGCGCACCGCGAAGAACGGCTGATCGACCAGCAGCCCCAGTTCCGCATCGAGCGCCGCGCCCACCGGCGCGCATCCGCCCGCGGCCTTCAGGAACGAGCGGTAGGCGCCCGGCAGCCGGTAGCCCAGCGCCTCCTCGGCCTGCGCCACCTGCTCCTCACTCACCGCCAGCTCCCGCCGCGGCACCGCGAAATGCGCCGGCCGCGTCTCCTGCAACGGCCGCGTACCGCGCTTGTCGTGCTCCACCGCCGCCGTCGCCAGCCCGCCGTGATGCCGCAGCAGCGCCTTGATTTCGACGGGGATCAGCTCCAGGCGCCGCGTCCCGGGCACGTGATGCCAGGTCCAGCCGTGCGGTGTCGCCACCGAGGGAACGTCTATCCACAGCTCGTGCCCCTGCGCATGCAGCGCCGCGTTCGCCGACACATAGTCCGTCAACCGCAGCTCGTCGACGCCGAAGCCCTCGGGCGGTTCGGCGATCTCCGCCGCCGCCCGCGCGTACGGCGTGAACACCGGGAAGCCGTTCGCGTCCACCCGGACCCCCGCGGGATGGCGGGCGGCACGCACCGGATCCGGGAAATGCACGATCTGCCCGGCGTAGGCCGAATTCGGTGGCGCGGCATGCTGCTGCCCGAGCCGACCTGTCGTCATCGCGGTTGCCCCCTGGCTGGATCTGGGTTTGGGGCACAGCCTATGCCGTGCCGCAACACCCTCCCGCCGCCCCCGGCCACCCCGCGTCAGCCCGCCGACACGCCACCCTCACCCGCCCCCGCACGGTCCCCCGACCGTCGTAAGCCACCCCGCCCACCAGCCCTGTTTCCCCGCAGCCGACGGACCGTCACACACCAGTGACATCGCCGACAGCAGGCCCGACTACCGCAACACCCAGCACATTTGGCAGTCTGACTCCGCAGCCGGGGGATTGCAGGGAGGGAAACCATCAACAATGAGCACCACCGCACATCAGCACGGCACCGCCACCGGCGACCCCCGCATCGGCTGGAGCGCCACCGCCGACGCCGACCGCGCACCGGTCCTGGCCCACCGCCGCGACGGCATCCTCCCCACCGTCGGCGCCGCCTTGTCCGTACGCGGACAAACCCTGACCTGTACGGCGAGCAAGGCGGAGCAGCCCCCCACCCTGCACCCACTGGTCCAGGACTTCCTCGACACCCTCGGCACCGCCCAGCGCGAGCGGTTCACCGGCCGATGTCCCGAGGCCGTCCTCCTCTCCCGCCACCTCACCGCGGTCGAGGCCGGCCGCAGCAAACGCGCCGCCCGCAAACCCCTCACCAACGGCGAAGCCCGCCGCTCCCTGAAACACTCCAAGATCACCGCACGCCATATCCGCGAGGACGGCGACCCCCGGCACGGCAGCTACGCCCCGCCCTGCCGCTCCTGCGACGCCCTCCTCGCCCACTTCGGCGTCATGCCCATCGACGGCACGACGCCCACCGGGAGCTGACCGCCACCATGCCGACCGTCCCCGCCCCGCAGTCCCCCTCCCGCGACCGCGCCGGTTCCACCCGCTTCCCCGCCGCTGTCGACGTCGCCCTCCAGGAAGCCGGCTGGCAACCGGGCCGCTGGGACATAAAGCAGGCCGAGCACTGGGCCGACACCCTGCGCGCCCACACCTCCCCCGCCGGCCACCGCCACACCGTCTTCGCCGCCGCCGTCGAAGCCTGGGCGGAATTCGGCGGGCTGACCATCACCGGCACCGGCCCCGGCCGCCACATCGCCCCCACCCCCTTCACCGTCGACCCCCTCCACGGCCTCCACCTCGCCCGTACGCTCGGCGATCTCGGCCGCGCCCTGGACACCGACGTCGCCCCCCTCGGCCAGGAAGAGATCCCCGACGCCCACGGCGGCACCCCCACCGCCCAGGCCGTCCTCGCCATCGACGCCCAGGGCCGCATCTACAGCCTCGACCACACCGGCGACTGGTACCTCGGCCCCGACCTCGACACGGCCCTGAGCACCCTCGTCCTGGGCACCCGACCCGCCCGCCTGGGCGTCGCGGCTCAGGGCTGACACAGGGCTGAACGCAGGGCTGACACCGCGCGGGGCATCCAACCACCGGCCGAAGCGGCCCCGGACCGGGCCGACTCCCCCGGCCATACGGAACGGGCCCAGCGGCCCACGCCCACCGCCGACCGGCACCCCCACCCGGCACAGCCGCCGCGGCCCCCGCCTCACCCGCCGACCGCAGCCGCCCCCACCGGCACCACCGCCGACACCCGGAAGCCCCCCGCCTCCGTCGGCCCCGACACGAACACGCCCCCCAGAGCGGTCACCCGCTCCCGCATCCCCACCAGGCCATTGCCCCCACTGGGCAACCCCGCATCCGCCGCCCCCCGCTCCGAGGGACCGTTCTCCACCTGCACCGCCACCTCGTCGCCCCGATGCGCCAGCCGCACCCGCGCCCGCGCGCCCGGCGCATGCTTGTGCACATTCGTCAGCGCCTCCTGCACCACCCGGTACACGGTCTGCTCCACCCCCGCCGCATACGACCGCCCCGCCGTGGCACCACCCGCCCCCTCGACCGACAGCACCACCGCCATACCGGCCGCTCGCGACTGCCCCACCAGATCCGCCAGCTCGGCCAGCGACGGCCCGTCACCGTCCCCCTCCGCAGACCCCGCCCCCGCCTCCGGCTCCGCCCGACGAGCCGCCTCACTCGCCACCGCGGCCAACCGCTCCGGCTCATCCGACCCCGCCGAACCGCGCGCCGGGGCCGCCCCCTCCGCCGTACGCAAAACCCCCAACATCTCGCGCAACTCCGTCAGCGCCTGCCGCCCCATGTCCCCCACCAGCGCGGCATTCTTCGACGCCTTCTCCGGATCCTTCAGCGCCACCGCCTGCAACGCCGCCGCATGCACCACCATCAAGCTCACCCGGTGCGCCACCACGTCGTGCATCTCGCGCGCAATCCGCGTCCGCTCCTCGTTACGAGCCCACTCCGCCCGCTCCTCGGCCCGGTCCGCCAGCAACGACAGCTCGCGCTCCAGACCGTCCGCGCGCTCCCGCAGGCTCTCCACCAGCCGCCGCCGCGCCCCGATGTACAGGCCCCACAGCACCGGCGGAGCCGTCATCACCAGCCCCACCGCAACGGCCATCACCGGCACGAACCACACCGGCGGATGGAAGGTCCCCTCCCGCGCCACGTCCTGCTGCATGCTGACGTAGGTCGTCACCAGCGTCCCGACCACCGTCATCCCGGCCAGCAACGCGGTGATCCGCCGCGGCACATCCGACGCCGCCAGCGTGTACAGCCCCACCACGCCCAGCAGCGCACCCATCTCCGCCGGCATCACCGCAATCGACGCCAGCACCACCACCACGGGCCACCGACGCCGCACCAGCAACACCGGCCCCACGACCAGGCCGAGCGCCATCCCGACCCACTCCGGCAGCCCCGCCCCATGCGCAAACGGCACGCCCTCGACGACGCACTCCACCGTCGACAGCGCCGCCAGCACCACATCCAGCACGGCGCTACGCCGCCGCGCCCACCACCACGGCCCGTCCCCGGGCGCTCCCCGCGCCCCCGCACTTTCCCTTGCCCCCGTCACGCTCATACCGACCAGCGTACGGGCGCCCACCCCGGCCTCCCCGGCGAGTGCCCCGCCACACGTCAGGCCCATTACATGCCCCTACGGCCTTATATCGGTCGAACCAGCGAATCGCCCGCATTGTCGGCCCTTGCGGCACCGTGACGAAGACCACCCGGCTCACCCGAGACGAGACGTGCCGCGGCCGCCCGGTGATCTACGTGACGCAGAGCGCCGAGCTATACCGTCGCATCGAAGGCTGCTGGTACGGCATAGTGTTGGGTGCCGAGCGGCCAGCCTGACGGAACGTCCGGTTTGGGCTGCCTCGCTATCCCCTGTGGTGTAATTGGCAGCACTGAGGCTTTTGGTGCCTTATGTCCGGGTTCGAGTCCTGGCAGGGGAGCAACCGCCACCACCAGGCAATCTCCGGGTCCTGACCACAAGGTCAGGACCCGCCGTCGTTTCGCCCACCGAACGCCCCGGTATCCTTCGGATGACCACCACCCGAAGTAGCCAAGAAGCCGAAGGGCATCCCCGTGAGCGCCAACCGCCCGGCAGCCGTCGTCGTTCTCGCAGCGGGTGAGGGCACCCGCATGAAGTCGGCGACCCCCAAGGTCCTGCATGCGATCTGCGGCCGCTCCCTCGTGGGGCATGTCGTCGCCGCCTCCCGTGAGCTGGACCCCGAACACCTCGTCGTGGTCGTCGGCCATGCCCGTGAGCAGGTACGGGCGCATCTCGCCGAGGTCGATCCGGCCGTCCGCACCGCCGTGCAGGAGAAGCAGCACGGCACCGGTCACGCCGTGCGCATGGGACTGGAGGAGCTGGCCGCGGACGGCGTCACGCTCGACGGCACGGTCGTCGTCGTGTGCGGTGACACCCCGCTGCTGACCGGCGAGACCCTCAGCCGGCTGAGCGAGACGCACGCGGCCGACAAGAACGCCGTCACCGTCCTGTCCGCCGAGGTGCCGGACGCCACCGGTTACGGGCGGATCGTGCGGGACGAGGTGACGGGCGCCGTCACCGCGATCGTGGAGCACAAGGACGCCAGCGACGCGCAGCGCGCGATCCGGGAGATCAACTCCGGGGTGTTCGCGTTCGACGCGAAGCTGCTGGTGGATGCGCTGGGGAAGGTCCGCACGGACAACAGTCAGGGCGAGGAGTACCTGACCGATGTGCTGGGGATCGTGCGCGCTGCGGGGCACCGGGTGGGTGCGGCCGTGGCGGGTGACCACCGGGAGATCCTGGGGATCAACAACCGGGTGCAGCTGGCCGAGGCGCGTCGGCTGCTGAACGAGCGGTTGCTGGAGCGGGCGATGCTGGCCGGCGTGACGGTGGTGGATCCGGCGTCGACGTGGGTGGACGTGTCGGTGGAGTTCGAGGCGGATGCGGTGGTGCATCCGGGGACGCAGCTGCTCGGGGCCACGCGTATCAGCACCGGCGCGGAGGTCGGGCCGCATTCGCGGATCACGGACACGGTCGTCGGCGCGGGCGCCGTGGCGTCCTTCACGGTGGCCGAGGGCGCGCGGATCGGGGACGGCGCGAATGTCGGGCCGTATGCGTATCTGCGTCCGGGTACGGATCTTGGCGCGAAGTCGAAGGCCGGGACGTATGTGGAGATGAAGAACGCGTCGATCGGGGAAGGTACGAAGGTGCCGCATCTCTCTTATGTGGGGGATGCGACGATCGGCGAGTACACCAACATCGGTGCGGCGAGCGTCTTTGTGAATTACGACGGCGAGGCGAAGCACCACACGACCGTCGGTTCGCATTGCAAGACGGGGTCGGACAACATGTTTGTGGCTCCGGTCACGATCGGGGACGGCGCTTATACGGCGGCCGGCTCGGTCATTACCAAGGATGTGCCCCCGGGTTCGCTGGCGGTCGCGCGTGGCCAGCAGCGGAATATCGAGGGTTGGGTCGCGCGTAAGCGGCCCGGAAGTGCCGCCGCGCAGGCTGCTGCGGCTGCTCGCCAGGAGTCCGAGGGCGAGCGTTGATCGTGCTGGGGGTGCGCCGTGCGGGGCGTACCGTGATGAGCGCACGCAAACTGTGATTCGAGGAGATTTGCTGTGACCGGGATCAAGACGACCGGCGAGAAGAAGCTGATGCTCTTCTCCGGCCGCGCCCACCCCGAGCTGGCCGAGGAGGTCGCGCACCAGCTGGGCGTGGGCCTGGTCCCGACGAAGGCGTTCGACTTCGCCAATGGTGAGATCTATGTGCGCTATCAGGAGTCGGCGCGCGGTGCGGACTGCTTTTTGATTCAGAGCCACACGGCTCCGATCAATAAGTGGATCATGGAGCAGCTGATCATGATTGATGCGCTGAAGCGGGCTTCGGCTCGTAGCATCACCGTGGTCGTGCCGTTCTACGGTTATGCGCGTCAGGACAAGAAGCACCGTGGCCGGGAGCCGA is a genomic window of Streptomyces gilvosporeus containing:
- a CDS encoding HNH endonuclease; this encodes MTTGRLGQQHAAPPNSAYAGQIVHFPDPVRAARHPAGVRVDANGFPVFTPYARAAAEIAEPPEGFGVDELRLTDYVSANAALHAQGHELWIDVPSVATPHGWTWHHVPGTRRLELIPVEIKALLRHHGGLATAAVEHDKRGTRPLQETRPAHFAVPRRELAVSEEQVAQAEEALGYRLPGAYRSFLKAAGGCAPVGAALDAELGLLVDQPFFAVRDDAAVNDLVYINKCLRDHFTKDYLGVAFVQGGVVAVKVRGEAPGSVWFCPYDDARDQDGWTVQERVERLLLPCGADFDDFLQRLAGNPPELETVANLMVDGGFAHVVPVEG
- a CDS encoding YwqJ-related putative deaminase encodes the protein MSTTAHQHGTATGDPRIGWSATADADRAPVLAHRRDGILPTVGAALSVRGQTLTCTASKAEQPPTLHPLVQDFLDTLGTAQRERFTGRCPEAVLLSRHLTAVEAGRSKRAARKPLTNGEARRSLKHSKITARHIREDGDPRHGSYAPPCRSCDALLAHFGVMPIDGTTPTGS
- a CDS encoding SUKH-3 domain-containing protein, translating into MPTVPAPQSPSRDRAGSTRFPAAVDVALQEAGWQPGRWDIKQAEHWADTLRAHTSPAGHRHTVFAAAVEAWAEFGGLTITGTGPGRHIAPTPFTVDPLHGLHLARTLGDLGRALDTDVAPLGQEEIPDAHGGTPTAQAVLAIDAQGRIYSLDHTGDWYLGPDLDTALSTLVLGTRPARLGVAAQG
- a CDS encoding sensor histidine kinase; the encoded protein is MSVTGARESAGARGAPGDGPWWWARRRSAVLDVVLAALSTVECVVEGVPFAHGAGLPEWVGMALGLVVGPVLLVRRRWPVVVVLASIAVMPAEMGALLGVVGLYTLAASDVPRRITALLAGMTVVGTLVTTYVSMQQDVAREGTFHPPVWFVPVMAVAVGLVMTAPPVLWGLYIGARRRLVESLRERADGLERELSLLADRAEERAEWARNEERTRIAREMHDVVAHRVSLMVVHAAALQAVALKDPEKASKNAALVGDMGRQALTELREMLGVLRTAEGAAPARGSAGSDEPERLAAVASEAARRAEPEAGAGSAEGDGDGPSLAELADLVGQSRAAGMAVVLSVEGAGGATAGRSYAAGVEQTVYRVVQEALTNVHKHAPGARARVRLAHRGDEVAVQVENGPSERGAADAGLPSGGNGLVGMRERVTALGGVFVSGPTEAGGFRVSAVVPVGAAAVGG
- the glmU gene encoding bifunctional UDP-N-acetylglucosamine diphosphorylase/glucosamine-1-phosphate N-acetyltransferase GlmU — protein: MSANRPAAVVVLAAGEGTRMKSATPKVLHAICGRSLVGHVVAASRELDPEHLVVVVGHAREQVRAHLAEVDPAVRTAVQEKQHGTGHAVRMGLEELAADGVTLDGTVVVVCGDTPLLTGETLSRLSETHAADKNAVTVLSAEVPDATGYGRIVRDEVTGAVTAIVEHKDASDAQRAIREINSGVFAFDAKLLVDALGKVRTDNSQGEEYLTDVLGIVRAAGHRVGAAVAGDHREILGINNRVQLAEARRLLNERLLERAMLAGVTVVDPASTWVDVSVEFEADAVVHPGTQLLGATRISTGAEVGPHSRITDTVVGAGAVASFTVAEGARIGDGANVGPYAYLRPGTDLGAKSKAGTYVEMKNASIGEGTKVPHLSYVGDATIGEYTNIGAASVFVNYDGEAKHHTTVGSHCKTGSDNMFVAPVTIGDGAYTAAGSVITKDVPPGSLAVARGQQRNIEGWVARKRPGSAAAQAAAAARQESEGER